Genomic segment of Terriglobia bacterium:
CTCAAATGCCCTTCGTTGCCGAGGAAGGTCTCAAGGATCAGGTCCTTCTGATGGGTCTTTTTCAAGCTGTTCTGGCGCAGGTAATCGTAAAACAGGTCCTTTTCTTCATCGAGCTGTTTCGCAGGCATGACGAAGCTCCTCCCCCTCCTTGCGGACGTATCCAATGGGGTATGACGCCCCCTTATCATATCATTGCACAGCGATCCGATCCCCTAAAATCTCACCGCAGCAGACGCACGGAGAGCCGGGTTTCAAGTTCCACCGATGCTCTGCGATCCCAACATCCTCTGCGTTGAGATTTTCATGAAATCCGGCGGGCCAGGAAGGTGTAGCTGATCCGGTGCCGTTCGCTCGCCAACATTTTGAGACCGTGGAGGCGCACCCGCTCGCGCAGCTCGGTTTCATTGAAGAAGCCGAAACGGATGAACCGCTCCAGGAAGTAAGTGACCCCTCCAGAGTGCTCGGGCCGGATCGTAGTTTGAACCGACAGGTGTCCGGCCGAGTGGAGTACACGGTCGATCTCTTTGAGAGCCAAATCAGGCTGGTCAAAGAGATGCAGCGCTCCGCAGCAGTTGATGTATTGGAAAGTGCCGCTGATGAAGGGGAGCCGGAAAGCGGTGCCGCGCATCAGAACAACATTGCGCAGATCGTCGCCTTCGAGCAACCGCCGGGCGTGGCGCAGCATCGGCCAGGAGAGATCCAGGCCGACGACAACACCTTGAGTGCCGCGCGCA
This window contains:
- a CDS encoding class I SAM-dependent methyltransferase, with the translated sequence MGDDEPERITPFQRIMQTPIVVSVYEGWWRRLGYFIASSRPFEKEVQTILRLQQGRETGRVLDLACGTGVFTRPLARGTQGVVVGLDLSWPMLRHARRLLEGDDLRNVVLMRGTAFRLPFISGTFQYINCCGALHLFDQPDLALKEIDRVLHSAGHLSVQTTIRPEHSGGVTYFLERFIRFGFFNETELRERVRLHGLKMLASERHRISYTFLARRIS